The Nitrospinota bacterium genome window below encodes:
- a CDS encoding DUF2726 domain-containing protein codes for MFHTKKQFFFRGTERKFYDALVEAVGPEFMVFSKCRGVDLVDVDFQKHFRAFNRIKSLSVDFVLVRKGNEAIACVIKLSEDLHEQFDKENIFLDEIFATVELPLIRFETREVYSVVEIQKALITSL; via the coding sequence ATTTTCCATACAAAAAAACAGTTTTTTTTCAGGGGTACGGAACGGAAATTCTACGACGCGCTGGTAGAAGCCGTTGGTCCGGAGTTCATGGTTTTTTCTAAATGCCGGGGGGTGGATCTGGTTGATGTGGATTTCCAGAAACATTTCCGGGCATTTAACCGAATCAAATCATTGAGCGTTGATTTTGTGTTGGTGCGTAAAGGCAATGAAGCAATAGCTTGCGTCATTAAATTAAGTGAAGACCTGCACGAGCAATTTGACAAGGAAAATATATTTCTCGACGAGATTTTTGCAACAGTCGAGTTGCCCCTGATACGATTTGAGACTCGGGAGGTGTATTCGGTGGTTGAGATTCAAAAAGCACTGATAACAAGCCTGTGA
- the asnB gene encoding asparagine synthase (glutamine-hydrolyzing), with product MCGIAGFINFDPSVQPENPVRVLRNMLDKLRHRGPDDRGEERIEIDTGPILHLGHQRFSIIDLSQAGHQPMSNDDDSVWISTNSEIYNYRELRNELAFQFHSQSDTEVLLRAYENWGVGCLDRLVGMFSFAIWDSKKEALFIARDRLGIKPLYYHIKEQQFTFASELRSLLASGFTDRSINSTGLYQFLSFGHLKSPESIVNSVRELKPGHYLWIDKNGDWEEKEYWNPFQGNHVPVSTENIEQQVKEAVEQSVQCRRVSDVPLGAFLSGGIDSSVVVGTLASLSDDPVSTLTIGFKEKEFDESSFSQEIADRFKTRHQVLWLDEDQLLEALPSSLSAMDQPTIDGVNTFLISRSAHEAGLKVALSGLGGDELFGGYPSFQLVPKLLQRKKWIKSIPFMNSIAGLNRSLFPSDQSTKMEHWMKGKLSGAHEYFLIRALFCQDLLTDLFNDQKLAQTEIEKDYQRTHNQLKQYPADDIFNQVSYLETYHYLQNMLLRDADMMSMAHPLEVRVPFMDHRLVEMIFRLPGNEKDGTPKRLLVNSMKSLLPENIWSRKKMGFTFPFEIWMRGALRSEIETVLLSPLQQLDDLISQQSVTNIWNEFISGRISWSRPWSLYVLKSWVDNNLS from the coding sequence ATGTGCGGTATCGCAGGCTTCATCAATTTTGACCCTTCTGTCCAACCTGAAAATCCGGTCAGAGTTTTGCGTAATATGCTCGATAAATTACGCCATCGCGGCCCTGATGATCGTGGAGAAGAACGCATAGAAATTGATACTGGCCCTATTCTTCATCTGGGTCATCAGCGATTTTCCATCATTGACCTTTCCCAGGCCGGACATCAGCCAATGTCCAACGACGACGATTCAGTCTGGATTTCAACGAACAGCGAAATTTACAATTACCGGGAACTGAGAAATGAACTGGCGTTTCAATTTCACTCCCAGTCCGATACCGAAGTTTTATTGAGAGCTTACGAAAACTGGGGAGTTGGCTGTCTCGACCGTCTGGTGGGCATGTTTTCTTTCGCCATATGGGACAGCAAAAAAGAAGCTTTATTCATCGCACGTGACCGTTTGGGAATCAAGCCACTTTATTACCATATAAAAGAACAGCAGTTTACTTTTGCCTCAGAACTACGTTCCCTGCTGGCATCCGGTTTTACTGACAGGTCCATCAATTCTACGGGACTCTACCAATTCCTTTCGTTTGGACATTTAAAATCCCCTGAAAGCATTGTCAATTCGGTTCGGGAGTTAAAACCCGGACATTATTTATGGATCGATAAAAACGGTGATTGGGAAGAGAAAGAATATTGGAATCCATTTCAAGGAAATCATGTTCCGGTCAGTACCGAAAATATAGAACAGCAAGTCAAAGAGGCTGTTGAACAATCGGTTCAGTGTCGAAGAGTCAGTGATGTACCTTTAGGGGCCTTCTTGAGTGGTGGAATCGACTCCAGCGTTGTAGTCGGAACACTCGCCAGCCTGTCAGACGACCCAGTTAGCACATTGACCATTGGTTTTAAGGAAAAAGAATTTGATGAGTCGTCGTTTTCCCAGGAAATAGCTGATCGATTTAAAACCCGTCATCAGGTTTTATGGCTGGATGAAGACCAGCTTTTAGAGGCTCTCCCCTCTTCACTTTCTGCCATGGATCAACCCACGATTGACGGCGTAAACACTTTCCTCATTTCCCGCTCAGCCCATGAGGCAGGGCTGAAGGTGGCCTTAAGCGGACTAGGTGGTGATGAGCTATTTGGGGGTTACCCCTCTTTCCAATTGGTGCCCAAACTTCTTCAAAGAAAAAAGTGGATAAAATCTATTCCCTTCATGAATAGTATCGCAGGATTAAACAGGAGCCTGTTTCCTTCCGACCAATCCACAAAAATGGAACATTGGATGAAAGGGAAATTAAGCGGAGCGCATGAATACTTTCTTATCCGTGCCTTGTTCTGTCAGGATCTCTTAACCGATCTATTCAACGATCAAAAACTGGCACAAACCGAGATAGAAAAAGACTATCAACGAACCCATAACCAGTTAAAGCAATACCCGGCAGATGATATTTTTAATCAGGTATCGTATCTGGAAACTTATCATTACCTGCAAAACATGTTATTGCGTGATGCTGATATGATGAGCATGGCGCATCCTTTGGAAGTAAGGGTTCCCTTCATGGATCATCGCCTGGTCGAGATGATATTCAGATTACCGGGCAATGAAAAGGACGGGACTCCGAAACGATTGCTGGTCAACTCGATGAAGTCCTTATTGCCAGAGAATATATGGAGCCGAAAAAAAATGGGGTTCACCTTTCCTTTCGAAATATGGATGCGTGGAGCATTGCGTTCTGAAATAGAAACCGTGCTATTATCCCCACTGCAGCAACTTGACGACCTGATATCGCAACAGTCCGTGACCAATATCTGGAACGAATTTATTTCAGGCCGAATCTCCTGGTCAAGGCCCTGGTCACTTTATGTTTTGAAGTCCTGGGTTGATAATAATCTCAGCTAG
- a CDS encoding PhzF family phenazine biosynthesis protein: MEIPFYQVDVFTNKIFGGNPLAVFTNGQNFAEEDLQKVAREMNLSETTFVYPSSTDNADFDVRIFTPTSEIPFAGHPTLGTAYVLRKYKSVNASTLNLNFKNGIISVWTEEDKVYMQHPPAETLHELNPSEKIANALGLPLKALDESLPVQVVSTGFPALLVPINKINDINEININSQILHEVLSPLGIGMIYPFCRETRSPENTVHARAFAPSLGIPEDPATGSVAGAMGAYWARINGGNVINMVIEQGYEMQRPSLIYVSVSKDNKISVGGQCKPVFKGCMNTG, translated from the coding sequence ATGGAAATTCCTTTTTATCAGGTGGATGTTTTCACCAACAAGATTTTTGGTGGAAATCCCTTAGCTGTTTTTACCAACGGGCAGAATTTTGCAGAAGAAGACTTGCAAAAAGTGGCCAGGGAGATGAACTTATCCGAAACCACCTTCGTTTATCCTTCTTCAACTGATAATGCGGATTTTGATGTTCGAATTTTCACCCCTACCAGTGAAATCCCTTTCGCCGGTCACCCTACTCTTGGCACAGCATATGTTCTCAGAAAATATAAATCAGTAAATGCCAGTACCCTGAATTTAAATTTTAAAAATGGAATCATCTCCGTTTGGACAGAAGAAGACAAGGTTTATATGCAGCATCCACCTGCAGAAACACTTCATGAGCTGAATCCGTCCGAAAAAATAGCCAATGCTTTGGGATTGCCTCTCAAAGCTTTAGATGAAAGCCTACCCGTTCAGGTTGTCTCGACAGGGTTCCCAGCATTATTAGTTCCAATAAATAAAATAAATGATATCAATGAGATAAATATTAATTCCCAGATTTTACATGAAGTGTTGAGCCCTTTGGGGATTGGCATGATTTATCCCTTCTGTCGTGAAACCAGGAGCCCTGAAAATACGGTTCATGCCCGGGCATTTGCACCAAGCCTGGGAATTCCAGAGGATCCGGCTACAGGGAGCGTCGCTGGAGCAATGGGCGCTTATTGGGCCAGAATTAATGGTGGGAATGTGATAAATATGGTCATCGAGCAGGGCTACGAGATGCAGCGCCCTTCGTTAATTTATGTGAGTGTCTCAAAAGATAATAAAATAAGTGTCGGAGGTCAATGCAAACCTGTGTTTAAGGGCTGCATGAATACGGGGTAA
- a CDS encoding DJ-1/PfpI family protein encodes MKTVLVPLASGFEEIETITVVDILRRAGARVILAGTIQGPLKGSRGVLVLPDENLDDVLDKEFDLIVLPGGQPGTDNLKGDARIIQLVKKMDGLKKNIAAICAAPLVLQEAGILAKHSITSHPSVQNHLQAPGYSEDRVVVDKNIVTSKSPGTAMEFSLKLVEILFGTERRDVVNQGVLAKI; translated from the coding sequence ATGAAGACAGTTCTGGTCCCTTTAGCATCAGGTTTTGAGGAAATTGAAACGATTACCGTCGTTGATATTCTGCGGAGGGCAGGTGCGCGTGTAATCCTTGCAGGAACTATTCAAGGCCCTTTGAAAGGCTCAAGAGGTGTTCTTGTTTTACCTGATGAGAACCTTGATGATGTCCTTGATAAGGAGTTTGATTTGATTGTATTACCAGGCGGGCAACCGGGTACCGATAATCTGAAAGGGGATGCCAGAATTATACAATTGGTGAAAAAAATGGATGGCCTCAAAAAAAATATTGCCGCGATTTGTGCTGCCCCACTGGTTTTACAAGAGGCTGGAATTCTTGCTAAACATAGTATTACCAGTCACCCTTCTGTTCAAAATCATTTGCAAGCCCCCGGCTATAGTGAGGATAGAGTGGTTGTGGATAAAAATATTGTTACCAGTAAATCTCCTGGTACGGCTATGGAGTTTTCTCTCAAACTTGTCGAAATTCTGTTTGGGACGGAGCGTCGGGATGTTGTAAACCAAGGTGTTCTGGCAAAAATCTGA